A single window of Labeo rohita strain BAU-BD-2019 chromosome 4, IGBB_LRoh.1.0, whole genome shotgun sequence DNA harbors:
- the caprin2 gene encoding caprin-2 isoform X1 encodes MRETKIMVQLSPSRTIETLTPELTLEKEDDQGSPKSESPRVLTALQLALNPASTSYYGYEKYIEDGLICLKHKIRNIEKKKLKLESYNERLKKGDKLNQDQLEAVKKYEEVVHNLKFAKELQKTIGALTQDLLKAQRKTARQEKVMRIEEERKRLSLMLQVQYVLHSLQREDVRRNFCNTRQHSCYLSTQDIESLLDLASLLGCKRDHSMSLEDQMEQAAIVYWELLEGKERPVAGSTYKHMKDKLLRLVDCGFFDHISLPKVDSQEKTEALTVDPPSRPCGLSTLVKLSSKEVPTTEFLNRRYLPETDATERTQDENASPRSWKEEFLAMKEREPPDSWEMEFSDPPVSSQSPIQKPWKGAAGLIPKTADIAKRPTVDPKEKRQRKSKVEQDSKPMPVAVEVFGSPTSLPKDPVERKQQLESLMDQISGSFSFMQESLLDGETSPTNGQTKRCRPSPGSSTPLAQRELTKSPSDILPQSQRSTPLRILLSGEAKGCLSNGDRSINSSDLDLHHEDKPHKQGEGFTSPPLYRRGSSTSVPLENQSTVQAGKQTLCNGVSTTVSAQTFSTPPSHRSISADSTFHNIHSVFNVASLPISESSGMKSDESGFSESMHLSYTSAKTPSYSTASTQTPPELNLPEDDVQIEGQYQLECPVSAAGHVFSGPQPQSRLGQSCYPRSTARGMTRTGRGLGHSYRSPGGYRGGYEAYRVNVRSPGGGFISQSHTTHRDPASALYVSRENGYQQSFKRGGGTATQRSSAGWSDSSQVSSPDREGAYPLDSGISDTLSIPPMEVPITSQGPHTLMPVHVYPLTQLRVAFSAARTANFAPGTLDQPIAFDLLHTNLGDMFDTTTGRFTCPAAGAYVFIFHILKLAISVPLYINLMRNEEVMVSGYANDGAPDHETASNHAVLQLFQGDQVWLRLHRGAIYGSSWKYSTFSGFLLYQD; translated from the exons AGAGACTAAGATCATGGTTCAGCTGTCACCATCTCGAACTATAGAGACGTTAACGCCAGAGTTGACCTTGGAGAAGGAAGATGACCAGGGCAGCCCCAAATCCGAGTCCCCTCGAGTGCTTACTGCCCTCCAGCTCGCCCTTAACCCCGCCTCGACCTCCTACTACGGCTACGAGAAATACATTGAGGACGGCCTCATCTGCCTCAAGCACAAGATCCGTAACATTGAGAAAAAGAAG ctgaaACTGGAAAGCTACAATGAGAGGCTGAAGAAGGGGGACAAACTAAATCAAGACCAACTG GAAGCTGTGAAGAAGTATGAGGAGGTGGTCCACAATCTTAAATTTGCCAAAGAGCTCCAGAAGACCATTGGTGCCCTCACACAAGAT TTGTTGAAGGCTCAGCGGAAAACTGCTCGACAAGAGAAGGTGATGAGGATTGAAGAGGAGAGGAAACGTCTGAGCTTGATGCTCCAGGTGCAATACGTCCTCCACAGTTTGCAGAGAGAGGACGTCCGGAGGAACTTCTGCAACACGAGACAACATTCCTGTTACCTGTCCACACAGGACATTGAGAGCTTGCTGGATCTGGCGTCATTATTGGGATGCAAAAGAGATCATAGCATGAG TTTAGAGGATCAGATGGAACAGGCTGCTATTGTTTACTGGGAGCTTCTGGAAGGGAAAGAAAGACCAGTTGCTGGCTCAACAT ATAAGCACATGAAGGACAAGCTACTTCGGCTAGTGGACTGTGGCTTTTTTGATCACATATCACTTCCTAAAGTTGACAGTCAGGAGAAGACTGAGGCTCTAACAGTGGACCCTCCATCAAGGCCTTGTGGCCTCTCCA CACTGGTGAAGCTGAGCTCAAAAGAAGTGCCTACCACAGAG TTTCTTAACAGACGATACCTACCTGAAACAGACGCCACCGAGCGCACACAGGACGAGAACGCGTCGCCCCGTAGTTGGAAGGAGGAGTTTTTGGCCATGAAGGAAAGAGAGCCACCAGACTCATGGGAAATGGAGTTTTCTGATCCTCCCGTGTCTTCTCAGTCCCCCATACAGAAGCCATGGAAAGGGGCAGCAGGACTGATTCCTAAGACCGCAGACATCGCCAAGAGACCCACAGTTGACCCCAAGGAG AAACGTCAAAGGAAAAGCAAGGTGGAGCAGGACTCTAAGCCG ATGCCTGTCGCAGTGGAAGTCTTCGGCTCTCCAACCTCGTTACCAAAAGACCCTGTTGAGCGCAAACAGCAGCTGGAGTCTCTGATGGACCAGATCTCAGGATCCTTCAGCTTCATGCAg GAGTCTCTTCTAGATGGAGAAACGTCACCCACAAACGGTCAAACAAAGAGATGCCGTCCATCTCCAGGCTCCTCTACTCCTCTTG CACAGAGGGAATTAACAAAAAGCCCATCAGATATTCTGCCTCAATCCCAGCGG AGCACACCACTACGAATCCTGCTTTCTGGAGAGGCTAAAGGCTGTCTGTCGAATGGAGACCGCTCTATAAACAGCTCGGACCTTGATCTGCATCATGAAGACAAGCCACAT AAACAAGGTGAGGGCTTTACCTCTCCACCGCTGTACCGCAGGGGATCCTCCACCTCAGTCCCATTAGAAAACCAGAGCACTGTACAG GCAGGGAAGCAGACGTTATGCAATGGAGTATCAACCACTGTGTCGGCACAGACATTTTCCACTCCACCCAGTCACAGATCCATCAGTGCAGACAGCACCTTCCACAACATTCACTCT GTGTTTAATGTGGCATCTTTGCCCATCAGTGAGAGCTCAGGGATGAAGTCAGATGAGAGTGGATTCTCTGAGTCCATGCATCTGAGTTACACGTCGGCCAAAACCCCGAGTTACTCCACTGCCAGCACCCAGACACCACCTGAACTCAACCTACCTGAAGATGACGTACAGATTG AAGGCCAGTACCAGCTGGAGTGTCCTGTCAGTGCAGCTGGTCACGTGTTTTCTGGCCCTCAGCCACAGTCTCGTCTGGGTCAGTCCTGCTACCCCCGCAGTACAGCGAGAGGTATGACGCGTACAGGCAGGGGTTTGGGTCACTCATACAGATCACCTGGTGGTTACAGAG GTGGTTATGAGGCCTACAGAGTGAATGTGCGGTCTCCAGGAGGGGGCTTCATATCCCAGAGCCACACCACACACAGAGACCCTGCATCTGCTCTTTATGTGTCCAGA GAAAACGGGTATCAGCAGAGCTTTAAACGAGGTGGAGGCACAGCAACTCAAAGGAGCAGTG CTGGTTGGAGTGACTCCTCTCAGGTGAGCAGCCCGGACAGGGAGGGTGCGTATCCCCTCGACTCAGGAATCAGTGACACACTCTCCATCCCGCCAATGGAAGTGCCCATCACATCCCAGGGCCCGCACACTCTGATGCCCGTACACGTGTACCCGCTCACCCAACTCCGCGTAGCCTTCTCCGCCGCCCGCACGGCAAACTTCGCCCCCGGCACTCTGGATCAACCGATCGCCTTCGACCTGCTGCACACAAACCTCGGCGACATGTTCGACACGACCACCGGCCGCTTCACCTGTCCCGCTGCCGGCGCGTATGTCTTTATCTTCCACATCCTTAAGCTGGCCATCAGCGTGCCTCTGTATATCAACCTCATGCGTAACGAAGAGGTGATGGTGTCCGGGTATGCCAACGACGGAGCTCCAGACCACGAGACGGCCAGCAATCACGCCGTCCTCCAGCTGTTCCAGGGCGATCAAGTGTGGCTGCGACTGCACCGTGGCGCCATCTATGGCAGCAGCTGGAAGTACAGCACCTTCTCTGGTTTCCTGCTGTACCAGGACTGA
- the caprin2 gene encoding caprin-2 isoform X2, with amino-acid sequence MRETKIMVQLSPSRTIETLTPELTLEKEDDQGSPKSESPRVLTALQLALNPASTSYYGYEKYIEDGLICLKHKIRNIEKKKLKLESYNERLKKGDKLNQDQLEAVKKYEEVVHNLKFAKELQKTIGALTQDLLKAQRKTARQEKVMRIEEERKRLSLMLQVQYVLHSLQREDVRRNFCNTRQHSCYLSTQDIESLLDLASLLGCKRDHSMSLEDQMEQAAIVYWELLEGKERPVAGSTYKHMKDKLLRLVDCGFFDHISLPKVDSQEKTEALTVDPPSRPCGLSTLVKLSSKEVPTTEFLNRRYLPETDATERTQDENASPRSWKEEFLAMKEREPPDSWEMEFSDPPVSSQSPIQKPWKGAAGLIPKTADIAKRPTVDPKEKRQRKSKVEQDSKPMPVAVEVFGSPTSLPKDPVERKQQLESLMDQISGSFSFMQESLLDGETSPTNGQTKRCRPSPGSSTPLAQRELTKSPSDILPQSQRSTPLRILLSGEAKGCLSNGDRSINSSDLDLHHEDKPHKQGEGFTSPPLYRRGSSTSVPLENQSTVQAGKQTLCNGVSTTVSAQTFSTPPSHRSISADSTFHNIHSVFNVASLPISESSGMKSDESGFSESMHLSYTSAKTPSYSTASTQTPPELNLPEDDVQIEGQYQLECPVSAAGHVFSGPQPQSRLGQSCYPRSTARGGYEAYRVNVRSPGGGFISQSHTTHRDPASALYVSRENGYQQSFKRGGGTATQRSSAGWSDSSQVSSPDREGAYPLDSGISDTLSIPPMEVPITSQGPHTLMPVHVYPLTQLRVAFSAARTANFAPGTLDQPIAFDLLHTNLGDMFDTTTGRFTCPAAGAYVFIFHILKLAISVPLYINLMRNEEVMVSGYANDGAPDHETASNHAVLQLFQGDQVWLRLHRGAIYGSSWKYSTFSGFLLYQD; translated from the exons AGAGACTAAGATCATGGTTCAGCTGTCACCATCTCGAACTATAGAGACGTTAACGCCAGAGTTGACCTTGGAGAAGGAAGATGACCAGGGCAGCCCCAAATCCGAGTCCCCTCGAGTGCTTACTGCCCTCCAGCTCGCCCTTAACCCCGCCTCGACCTCCTACTACGGCTACGAGAAATACATTGAGGACGGCCTCATCTGCCTCAAGCACAAGATCCGTAACATTGAGAAAAAGAAG ctgaaACTGGAAAGCTACAATGAGAGGCTGAAGAAGGGGGACAAACTAAATCAAGACCAACTG GAAGCTGTGAAGAAGTATGAGGAGGTGGTCCACAATCTTAAATTTGCCAAAGAGCTCCAGAAGACCATTGGTGCCCTCACACAAGAT TTGTTGAAGGCTCAGCGGAAAACTGCTCGACAAGAGAAGGTGATGAGGATTGAAGAGGAGAGGAAACGTCTGAGCTTGATGCTCCAGGTGCAATACGTCCTCCACAGTTTGCAGAGAGAGGACGTCCGGAGGAACTTCTGCAACACGAGACAACATTCCTGTTACCTGTCCACACAGGACATTGAGAGCTTGCTGGATCTGGCGTCATTATTGGGATGCAAAAGAGATCATAGCATGAG TTTAGAGGATCAGATGGAACAGGCTGCTATTGTTTACTGGGAGCTTCTGGAAGGGAAAGAAAGACCAGTTGCTGGCTCAACAT ATAAGCACATGAAGGACAAGCTACTTCGGCTAGTGGACTGTGGCTTTTTTGATCACATATCACTTCCTAAAGTTGACAGTCAGGAGAAGACTGAGGCTCTAACAGTGGACCCTCCATCAAGGCCTTGTGGCCTCTCCA CACTGGTGAAGCTGAGCTCAAAAGAAGTGCCTACCACAGAG TTTCTTAACAGACGATACCTACCTGAAACAGACGCCACCGAGCGCACACAGGACGAGAACGCGTCGCCCCGTAGTTGGAAGGAGGAGTTTTTGGCCATGAAGGAAAGAGAGCCACCAGACTCATGGGAAATGGAGTTTTCTGATCCTCCCGTGTCTTCTCAGTCCCCCATACAGAAGCCATGGAAAGGGGCAGCAGGACTGATTCCTAAGACCGCAGACATCGCCAAGAGACCCACAGTTGACCCCAAGGAG AAACGTCAAAGGAAAAGCAAGGTGGAGCAGGACTCTAAGCCG ATGCCTGTCGCAGTGGAAGTCTTCGGCTCTCCAACCTCGTTACCAAAAGACCCTGTTGAGCGCAAACAGCAGCTGGAGTCTCTGATGGACCAGATCTCAGGATCCTTCAGCTTCATGCAg GAGTCTCTTCTAGATGGAGAAACGTCACCCACAAACGGTCAAACAAAGAGATGCCGTCCATCTCCAGGCTCCTCTACTCCTCTTG CACAGAGGGAATTAACAAAAAGCCCATCAGATATTCTGCCTCAATCCCAGCGG AGCACACCACTACGAATCCTGCTTTCTGGAGAGGCTAAAGGCTGTCTGTCGAATGGAGACCGCTCTATAAACAGCTCGGACCTTGATCTGCATCATGAAGACAAGCCACAT AAACAAGGTGAGGGCTTTACCTCTCCACCGCTGTACCGCAGGGGATCCTCCACCTCAGTCCCATTAGAAAACCAGAGCACTGTACAG GCAGGGAAGCAGACGTTATGCAATGGAGTATCAACCACTGTGTCGGCACAGACATTTTCCACTCCACCCAGTCACAGATCCATCAGTGCAGACAGCACCTTCCACAACATTCACTCT GTGTTTAATGTGGCATCTTTGCCCATCAGTGAGAGCTCAGGGATGAAGTCAGATGAGAGTGGATTCTCTGAGTCCATGCATCTGAGTTACACGTCGGCCAAAACCCCGAGTTACTCCACTGCCAGCACCCAGACACCACCTGAACTCAACCTACCTGAAGATGACGTACAGATTG AAGGCCAGTACCAGCTGGAGTGTCCTGTCAGTGCAGCTGGTCACGTGTTTTCTGGCCCTCAGCCACAGTCTCGTCTGGGTCAGTCCTGCTACCCCCGCAGTACAGCGAGAG GTGGTTATGAGGCCTACAGAGTGAATGTGCGGTCTCCAGGAGGGGGCTTCATATCCCAGAGCCACACCACACACAGAGACCCTGCATCTGCTCTTTATGTGTCCAGA GAAAACGGGTATCAGCAGAGCTTTAAACGAGGTGGAGGCACAGCAACTCAAAGGAGCAGTG CTGGTTGGAGTGACTCCTCTCAGGTGAGCAGCCCGGACAGGGAGGGTGCGTATCCCCTCGACTCAGGAATCAGTGACACACTCTCCATCCCGCCAATGGAAGTGCCCATCACATCCCAGGGCCCGCACACTCTGATGCCCGTACACGTGTACCCGCTCACCCAACTCCGCGTAGCCTTCTCCGCCGCCCGCACGGCAAACTTCGCCCCCGGCACTCTGGATCAACCGATCGCCTTCGACCTGCTGCACACAAACCTCGGCGACATGTTCGACACGACCACCGGCCGCTTCACCTGTCCCGCTGCCGGCGCGTATGTCTTTATCTTCCACATCCTTAAGCTGGCCATCAGCGTGCCTCTGTATATCAACCTCATGCGTAACGAAGAGGTGATGGTGTCCGGGTATGCCAACGACGGAGCTCCAGACCACGAGACGGCCAGCAATCACGCCGTCCTCCAGCTGTTCCAGGGCGATCAAGTGTGGCTGCGACTGCACCGTGGCGCCATCTATGGCAGCAGCTGGAAGTACAGCACCTTCTCTGGTTTCCTGCTGTACCAGGACTGA